A part of Rattus rattus isolate New Zealand chromosome 6, Rrattus_CSIRO_v1, whole genome shotgun sequence genomic DNA contains:
- the LOC116902971 gene encoding 40S ribosomal protein S11-like, protein MADIQTERAYQNQPTIFQNKKHVLLGETGKEKLPRYHKNIGLGFKTTKEASEGTYIDEKCPFPGNVSIQGRILSVVKKMKIQRTIAIHRDCLHYIRKYNRFEKRPKNTSGHLSPCFRVVQINDIVSVGECRPLSKTVQFNVLKVTTAAGTRKQFQKF, encoded by the coding sequence ATGGCGGACATCCAGACAGAGCGTGCTTATCAAAATCAGCCTACAATCTTTCAAAACAAGAAGCACGTTTTGCTGGGAGAAACCGGCAAGGAAAAACTCCCTCGGTACCACAAAAACATCGGTCTAGGCTTCAAGACTACCAAGGAGGCCAGCGAGGGCACCTACATAGACGAGAAATGCCCCTTCCCTGGTAATGTCTCCATTCAAGGTCGGATCCTGTCTGTTGTGAAGAAGATGAAGATACAGAGGACCATTGCCATCCACCGGGACTGTCTCCATTACATCCGAAAGTACAACCGCTTTGAGAAGCGTCCCAAGAACACATCTGGGCACCTGTCCCCCTGTTTCAGGGTTGTCCAGATCAACGACATTGTCAGTGTTGGAGAGTGCAGGCCCCTGAGCAAGACTGTTCAATTCAATGTGCTCAAGGTCACCACGGCTGCTGGCACCAGGAAGCAGTTTCAAAAGTTCTAA